Part of the Amphiura filiformis chromosome 9, Afil_fr2py, whole genome shotgun sequence genome is shown below.
caagtttaatcCACTGCaaagtattcattaaatcattagttggtgtccttatatctgctgagagaattattctagctaaattattatgaagtacctgaagcctattatggtactctacactaaaatttgaccagaccatgcttccataatcaaagtgtggaataacaagagcattggataacattacagtggttttgtatggaaggaaatattttatacgcttttattatgccagttcttttggaaatagttttgctaacattatcaacatgagctgaccaagacatcttgctatcaaattttacacctagatatttaaactcatctactctttcaatatcattgttgttatataataaatgtacattgttgaacttttcaagcattttgtttgtaccaaagatcataaacttagtcttttcaacatttaaagtgagtttgtttactttgaaccattcagctaccctacttagacatgactccatttgaattttaagatcaggttcatttttagctttacacattaaagaggtatcatcagcatacattacagttttacattcagacacagcattaggtaaacagttaacaaaatgGGGGTCAAAACCTGTGTTTCGATGGAACATTTGTGCGTTTGGGTTAAAGAAACTtggatcaaaaaaattaaaaagacatAAAAGCAAAGTAGCTAGGTACCTGCTGTAGCATAGTCCCAGAATGCCAGTGCACCAAACTGATGTAGACATGATGTAATAGCAATGGTATCTACCAATATACCAGTAACATTTGATGCTGCTGAGAAACATCCAATTACCTGCCTCCCTGAAGGCTGCCACCTCTGTTAAGGATGATACAAGCAAATGGTTAAACTCAAATGATTGAATCGGACAAATCTGAAGATTAAGATATTAGCACCAGTTAAATGGAAATGGACAGTTCATGTTGTCCACACACATCAAATTTTCATATTACGTCAAAAACATTCATACTTTTGGCCAAaacgtatttttttttctttaaaaagacaTGTAACTTTGCCAAAATCAAATATGGGAAATAATGTTTATAATTAAATAAACTGAAGAAACTAGAAATTTGCTGTTCTTGATGCAAAAGCATCAACCACAATGCTTTCACATTAACATTAAGTTGTggtaaaaaaataggcaaattagTTCATTATcatccatatgtgacatgatcaagggaaatgagtgaAATGTCAGCAATTTTTAATTACaaattttttacatcattttctgggaGTTTACGAATgttatattttgatgcaaaccccacaaacggacatctggttaccgagttatttatcaatggctgaaaacaatataaaacaaaagaatttgaaaagtatgttTGCTAATATCTCAGaaacaatattagtgacatccaactcattccccttgatcatgtcacatatactatTACGGTATACGTTCCGTATCTATTTGGAGCGAACCTTACTTTTGGGCAGGTGGTACTTGTGAAATGGAGGGGATCAATAAGCTTCAACAATGTTAAAATTGTAGTCGTTTTACACTCTAAAAATGTATGGTAGCTTTATATGATGcaagcatgcatgcatgcatgcaagctAATTTAGATATAAGTAATAGTATTTCTATGAGTACGTCGGTTATCACAGTATGAATATGGTAATTGGCTTAATTCGAATGAGATTTTTGGGTTATAAAGGAGTACATGTATAATGTGGTAATGAACAAAAATAAACTAGAGCTGCTGTGGCTCTGAGTCACAAATACTAAAATAATGTGTGGTTTGTGTTGGTCTATCGATATCTTTTCAGCTATGCATTTCGCCACGCTTCAATGCATCAATCCGACATTTAGGACATAGATAGGCACCGGGCCTGTGCTGTTGAAGGTGTGGTTTTAAAGATCTccctcaaggtcaaaggtcatctagggggaaaaTTATATAATTGCCTCAAGTGATACAAATAAAGCAGCAAGTAGATAAAAAGATGTGCAATTTTGGGCAGCCTAGCAGAACATATTCAAGATTTTGGCTACCTAATTTGAAATGCACCATAATGTCTTCCCATAATTCAGTGCTGCAAATGATATATGGATTGACAAAATGAACTTAAggccatccaaggtcaaaggtcatctaggggctaaattttaaactttgtcccATTGGGCTTAAGCTTGGTGGAAGTACAATGTACTTCTCCATATCAGGAGAGCATGAACAAACTCAAACTGAGGtaatccaaggtcaaaggtcatatgtgtCAAACATTCAAGTGTACCTGATTGGACTTAAAGTTAGTAATAAGAATCCTTAAAATGACAGGAACATGGCAAAAATTCAAGGGTCATTgggggtcaaacagtatcactATCATACTGCTGGTGCTCTCACACTCTTTACCACTCTCTTAATCAACATAACTACACCTGAAAGCTACAAAGCAACAGTAACCAAGAATTACCAAGCACCTAAGTAATAAAGACTAAACAAGAAACCACAGCGCAGATCACACAACCTGGCTGTTTGACTCCATATTGGAGACTTGGACAGTAATCTACTCAAGACTCACAGCCATATGTGCCCTTATGCAAGAATAAGCATGCTGGTATAAATGAAGAATTGAAAAGTAAAAGCATTAAGACCACAACATATgccttataatgctagcttttaaTTGACACCCTACTTTAAAACCCCAATGCACTTATTTTAGAAACTATGATCAAAAAgagcacatattttcttattatgttctCTATATTTTTTAACAAGTTATACATATTTGCCTgtatctcaaattgagaaaattgatatatttttttgcACCTGATCTCAAATATCCATgagaattttttctttttttacctgCAAAATGGTTAAATTTGGAGTAATTTTGTCGCTGGCACCAAAACAATATAACATCTTGTGTTCACATTAAAAATCGTAAGTATACAACGCATGTTGAACTAGATTGATCGTATCGGTGTGTGCCACTCGCGTAAAAATAAAgtcaatatttgttaccatgatATAGGGTACAAAATTGATCGTTTTTATCCAAGAAGCGGCGTAAAATACATACATGCTCATCTGAAAGGTATGGTACATCAAGTCATATAGATAACATGTTGTGGCGCACTGACCAATTAAAAAAGTGGCAATGAAACTCAATGCTCTATGTCTTGAAAAGTCAACAGGTCAACATACAGTGTGATATACAATATTGAACTGTGTCCTTGATAATGAGATTGAGCAGACCTGTGTAGTTCATAGTTAATGTTCAATCAAAGTGAACTTAAATATTAAACCAGGAAGCCCTTTGTGTGATTTCACTTCCCTCTTTTTTGAAAAAGAGCAATTGAACAAATAAAGCTTGGAAGCTGTGGGTAGATAAGCTAAACCCTCAGTCAAGTCTGACTATAATTCAGCTAATATTGAGTGTATGGGTCTCTGTCAGTTTTTAAGAAGTTTTTTTTATGGCGTAATAATATTGTGTTTGTATGTATACCGTATAATTCCATCGACAAGCATATATGCTTCTAAACGAGAAaaagacaaaaggcagacaccctccataaaaacatttggagtttgagcaactatattactgatacatgcAGATGTAGAAAAATGTACTATTATCAGaacaatctattgtaatgtttttgtgaggGTGTCTGCCTTTAGTCTCTTTCGTtttgtttagaggcatatatgcttgtagatggaattcaacagtatattaatttattttgtgtgAGCACTCATGAATGAGTTTCCCTCATGGATCTAATAAAgtattacttgacttgacttacATACAAACTTTCACGAGTGTAAATAAGATCAGCTCACCTCCATGTGTGACGTGGCTTAAAGTTGCAAACATCTTTCAGTTATCCATATTTCTACCACAAacaatgattttgcttcactgcgcatgTGATCAGAAACGCTAGCGGAGATCAGCGACAAGCTGATATAtcaatcactccaccgctttgcccaagcggcagcatcACCAGGCGTTGCAACTCGGGAGCAGCGAAGCTCTGAGTATGAGACCAGGAAACAATTTTGGCAGTGCTGATGAGCATATGTatcgtgtttgtatattttttgatgCAATGTAATGttcttgatttttatggaaataaaatttgaatgaatgaatgaatgaatgagcggcaacattggctttcatagtcatgtcGCTGCCGCTCAGTGCAAGTgacatgatgaagcgtcacactgctcagcggcaagcggcagaaagtatgataCCAGCATAAGACATTATTCTACTCTTTAACTCTCACCTGTAATTCTTCCTTTAAAACATCCATATCAACAAGCCCATCTTCATTGTCTGGAATGGCTACCATCTGTAACCAATATCAGAGAATAGAATTATGCATGTGACACATGTCTGTGTATTATTACATTTGACATGCTCTGATCCAACAATGCTATTTATTATATAAGCCTCATTATTATATCTGTAACCAAACATACTATTCTTGAAATCCTACAATAACTATGCATTGCTGCAACTTCAAGAGCTTTGATACTgcaatttttctgattttttttgcatatgacTCTAAAATCACTattatttgcaaatatttttaGAGTTTTTGAAATACCAATTCCTGAATTTTGGGGCAGCATTCATTTGTTGGcgaaaacatttcataatttaaaaaaatcttggtCAGTCTGTctgtaaaaacgtttttttttcattgccttATCTCAATTTAATAATTGCCGCCTTTGGTTTGGGTGGATCACACCGCGTCACatgtaaacaaatgaaaaaacatgAGACTGATGTCAAAATCAAGTAGAAAATCAAGGTTTGGTAAAACATTAATGGAATGCTtagcatgctggccataggcttcaacataaaaagataattttctgaaaatatcaagacctatctcaataaccactgaaccaatattgagcttgtttgtactcaatttaatgcacttttcatgctgattccaaatatggtcataaaaatgtacaattttgaaacaTGTGAATTTGTAAAGacaatttggaacttgtcgtgtgcagtcgacacccgtttGGGAAGGGATAATACTGGTAACATAGTAAAATGTAAGATTATTCATTAATCACAATCTGTAGCATTTGTGGTTGGTAAACAGTTGATTCCCTACACCACTTAGATGACACATACAATAACATCTTGAcgtaaaagtgtttaaaaaaaacccaaaagagATTGGGCTATTACAGTCAACCCCCCCAAGACTTGACCTTAAAGGATGTctcacatggttttttttttttttaactcatattgaccataaaaacagtcaTAAGGCATaatatgttgtgattgccggagacatcatttaatctttcacacagggggtgtatatatcAAATGGAGACACCAATtcaagtaatcccatttgaaattccaattccctgtgtgtaagattaaggtcatgtcttgtatagggggtgtatggatttcaactagaatagcccattcattCACATACATATATATTTTGTGTGTGACTCATGGAGGGAAAATGGTGATGTTAAGTGACATGTTATTGCCATATGGTGCCAATAAATGTTCAGGTCCTCCTTGGTAAGCAGTGCTACACACTGAATTTATACAGCACCTTGTATCAAAACGCTTTACATTGCGTTACATGTGCTGCAAAAAATTACCCTTTTACAGTACTAGGTAATGCTAAACATCTCACCTCTGCTCCAAGTTCACGCCATGGCAGCAAGTTGGAGTGATGCTCATAGGGGCCAAATAAAACCACCTGTATGGTGAAAttcaaaagataaacaaacaaacaaataggtaaTTATATCTGGCAATTAGCATAAACTACCAAAAATGTGAAGGAAGTTACTGAGGCAATTGACAaaccatttaaaaacatttgtggctTTAAAAAAGCCTCGATACAAATGcagggggggtggggaagggaaagaTGGGAGCCTCCAACCGAACACAGGGGATGGGGAAGGGAAGGTTGGGAGCCTCCATCCAAATACAGGGGGAATGTGGAAGGGAATGATGGGAGCCTCCATCGAAACACAGAGGGATGGGGAAGGGAAGGATAGGAGCCTCCATCCAAACACAGGGGTGGGGAAGGGAATGATAGGAGCCTCCATACAAACAcagggggtggggaagggaaggATGGGCGTTTCCATCCAAACACAGGGAGTGGGGAGGAAAGGATGGGCGCCTTCATCCAAATGCAGGGGGATAGGGAAGGAATGGATGGGAGTCTCCATATCAAAACACAGAGGGATGGGGAAGGGAAGGACAAGAGTCAGGCTCCCATAGTTGTGTacaactactccctattccagaaaaatacagcactttttttttaaattaaaaaagtattatcCTGTCTTGCCAAATGGAACATCGCTAATTGGGGTTtctatttttttattggttccTAGCTATACGAGATGATCATAGCATGGCTGCAGTGAACACAATTATACATGTGGTAGTTTGCTTCACACACATTGCTTGAACCATCTGATGCATGACTGCTATGGTCAACTGGACTGATTGATTTAAAGTTCAAGTAAATGAATCTTaatcatatatttattttatcccatttattttaatttcatcTTTAACTGATATGATTAGTATATTTGTTAACAAAAGTTAGGACCcaccataaaatgttagcttttactgtcatgtccccttttaattttgagccgaacaactgaggtaaagcaaagaaaattggaatttactgtgTGTTACTCTGTCGGTTGTGCTATGGTACGATTATTTGTTGTGTGTGTTTACGCCACACACAGGTTACATACCGTgatatgaacatcgcatacacgttcgactaacatttccatcataataataaacagtcttattaaaatatcggattttgacaaaactacagcagctaaagtcttgatttttgcatggTATCTTAGTTTACTGAAGTATACAAATTCAAtcatgtaaaaacagaattttaacaaatattgagggcatcctccatcaccaaatgttacaatatggctttaagtatgtATTGCCTGTTTCTGAAAAAGATATATGCACCACAACAGCTAAAAACAATATGTATTATGTATTTGGGTTTAATTACCGGAGGCTCTTTGAGGTTCAGGCCATTGATAAGTTTATGAATGGCTCCAGTACATCCACTGCCTACAAAGATCACTGCATCATGCTCGCTGGCATTCACTGCATTACGGATTATGTCTCTGAAATTGAATAAAAGATTGCACATGAAAAGTTGTTGCTCTACCAGTAACAAAGAGAAACAGGGTATGGACAAATCTGACCACCCACGTTTAATGACAGGCAATtatattcaaatgacgggcaaacctcaatttctagctaagaccctggattTCCatagcttttttttaaaataagacACAAAAAGGAAGGGGAAATACTATGgtaaattatagcgcattggtgacaagatatgtatattataggggcaaggactacaactactgcactgaaaattcagcaactcaaggcaagtagttattgatttattgatcaaatattggttttccctcatttttgactgtaactccacaactgttgtcagtgctgaaataaaatttccagtgcaatagttgtagtccttgcccctataatgtacgtATCCTACAGtcctacttgtcaccaatgcgctataattttaaagaaaaatgcaaaaataggcacaaaattgggcaggggtgtagtaccccctgaaGAACTCACCTTACCTCATGTCTATACATAGTTATCCTAAAGAAAGGATGCACATTACCTCATGTCTGTACAGGGTTAGTCTAAAGGAAGGACTCACCTTACCTCATGTCTGTACAGGGCTAGCATAAAGGAAGGACTCACCTTACCTCATGTCTGTACAGGGCTAGCATAAAGGAAGGACTCACCTTGCCTCATGTCTGTACAGGGTTAGCCTAAAGGAAGGACTCGCCTTGTCTCATGTCTGTACAGGGTTAGCCTAAAGGAAGGACTCACCTTGCCTCATGTCTGTACAGGGTTAGCCTAAAGGAAGGACTCACCTTGCCTCATGTCTGTACAGGGTTAGCCTAAAGGAAGGACTCACCTTGCCTCATGTCTGTACAGGGTTAGCCTAAAGGAAGGACTCACCTTGCCTCATGTCTGTACAGGGTTAGCCTAAAGGAAGGACTCACCTTGCCTCATGTCTGTAGAGGGTTAGCCTAAAAGAAGGACTCACCTTGTTAGCCTAAAGGAAGGATTCACCTTGCCTTTATGTCTGTAGAGGGTTAGCCTAAAAGAAGGATTCACCTTGCCTCATGTCTGTAGAGGGTTAGCCTAAAGGAAGGACTCGCCTTGCCTCATGTCTGTACAGGGTTAGCCTAAAGGAAGGACTCACCTTGCCTTATGTCTGTACAGGGTTAGCCTAAAGGAAGGACTCACCTTGCCTCATGTCTGTAGAGGGGTAGCCTAAAGGAAGGATTCACCTTGCCTCATGTCTGTACAGGGTTAGCCTAAAGGAAGGACTCGCCTTGTCTCATGTCTGTACAGGGTTAGCCTAAAGGAAGGACTCACCTTGCCTCATGTCTGTACAGGGTTAGCCTAAAGGAAGGACTCACCTTGCCTCATGTCTGTAGAGGGTTAGCCTAAAAGAAGGACTCACCTTGTTAGCCTAAAGGAAGGATTCACCTTGCCTTTATGTCTGTAGAGGGTTAGCCTAAAAGAAGGATTCACCTTGCCTCATGTCTGTAGAGGGTTAGCCTAAAGGAAGGACTCGCTTTGCCTCATGTCTGTACAGGGTTAGCCTAAAGGAAGGACTCACCTTGCCTTATGTCTGTACAGGGTTAGCCTAAAGGAAGGACTCACCTTGCCTCATGTCTGTAGAGGGGTAGCCTAAAGGAAGGATTCACCTTGCCTCATGTCTGTCCTCAAGGACTCACCTTGCCTTATGTCTGTACAGGGTTAGCCTAAAGGAAGGACTCACCTTGCCTCATGTCTGTAGAGGGGTAGCCTAAAGGAAGGATTCACCTTGCCTCATGTCTGTACAGGGTTAGCCTAAAGGAAGGACTCACCTTGCCTTATGTCTGTACAGGGTTAGCCTAAAGGAAGGACTCACCTTGCCTCGTGTCTGTACAGGGTTAGCCTAAAGGAAGGACTCACCTTGCCTCATGTCTGTACAGGGTTAGCCTAAAGGAAGGACTCACCTTGCCTTATGTCTGTACAGGGTTAGCCTAATGGAAGGACTCACCTTGCCTCGTGTCTGTACAGGGTTGTTTGAAGAGATGTCACAGTTGTTGTAGTATGAGTATTGCCATACACTGGTAACACTTGTTCCTGTATATAATTCTCTATGCATTGGAGTGACCTGCGTGGAAAATAATTCTCATAGTGAGCATAATTTTGAGGCTTTTTTGAACACCATCTGGGATAATCATGATTTTAATGGTAATGAGTTTTTATCTGAACTTTTGGACATGGATTGCGAGCGAGAAACCACAAGATTCTTTGAGAGTAGTATAATACATTAAGCCAATCAAGTTCATTAGCCAATCAATAAATGTAATTTTACTAATTTAGAACATTACCAGCAGCTGTTGTGTTGGTGTTAAATTACATACTGTATTACAATATATCTATGTGattgaacaaatttggctattccagttgaaatccatacacatacatgtacacaaccGATGGAAGATATGTCATCTCCcatacagtgggtgt
Proteins encoded:
- the LOC140160137 gene encoding probable cysteine desulfurase; protein product: MAASTAANNAKLHFAGSNKEPNFLPHGVRKFYQLPESNKESIGHRKNNLRSINPTELFNYINENVIGRDFVFAGPWGSRTNIYCDYTASARSLQCIENYIQEQVLPVYGNTHTTTTVTSLQTTLYRHEARDIIRNAVNASEHDAVIFVGSGCTGAIHKLINGLNLKEPPVVLFGPYEHHSNLLPWRELGAEVRCLALPSTVKG